In Agrobacterium tumefaciens, a single genomic region encodes these proteins:
- the pdxH gene encoding pyridoxamine 5'-phosphate oxidase: MSETGLTSSDFTEENEPFTLFAEWLKDATASEINDPNAVALATVDENGLPNVRMVLLKGVDDRGFVFYTNFESQKGQEILGQKKAAMCFHWKSLRRQVRLRGEVEIVSDEEADAYYASRPRGSRIGAWASKQSRPLEGRFALEKAVAEYTARYAIGEIPRPSYWSGFRIRPVSIEFWHDRKFRLHDRVEFRRETPDEAWSKVRMYP; encoded by the coding sequence ATGTCGGAAACGGGGTTAACATCCAGTGACTTCACGGAAGAAAATGAACCGTTCACGCTTTTTGCCGAATGGCTGAAGGATGCGACGGCTTCCGAAATCAACGATCCTAACGCGGTTGCGCTTGCAACCGTGGACGAAAACGGCCTGCCGAATGTGCGCATGGTGCTGCTGAAAGGTGTCGATGACCGCGGCTTCGTTTTCTACACGAATTTCGAAAGCCAGAAGGGTCAGGAGATCCTCGGCCAGAAAAAAGCGGCCATGTGTTTCCACTGGAAGAGCCTGCGCAGGCAGGTGCGCCTGCGCGGCGAGGTCGAGATCGTCAGCGACGAGGAGGCGGATGCCTATTACGCCTCGCGCCCGCGCGGCAGCCGCATTGGCGCCTGGGCTTCCAAACAGTCACGGCCGCTGGAAGGCCGTTTCGCGCTGGAAAAAGCGGTGGCCGAATATACCGCCAGATATGCGATCGGCGAAATTCCACGCCCGTCCTACTGGTCCGGTTTCCGCATCCGCCCCGTCAGCATCGAATTCTGGCACGACCGCAAGTTCCGCCTGCACGACCGCGTCGAATTCCGCCGCGAGACGCCGGATGAAGCGTGGTCCAAGGTCCGCATGTACCCTTAA
- a CDS encoding sulfite exporter TauE/SafE family protein, whose amino-acid sequence MSHLDFFSALITAHSPMLLAMFAGAACLAGLARGFSGFGAALIFIPLASAIVGPRIASAVLLVVDGVLTLGMIPPAFRMADRREVFTMAAGAFVGVPLGTLLLSKGDPLTLRWIISAVVVVLLLFLLSGWRYSGRPKTPLTLFTGLLAGLFSGAAQLGGPPVVAYWLGGALKGAFVRANVILYFAVSTVFSIASYFVSGLFTVDVFVFFLLALPFYAVGLYAGARLHGLADEAAFRRICYGLIAISAVIGLPLFDSLLK is encoded by the coding sequence ATGTCCCATCTCGATTTCTTCTCTGCGCTCATCACCGCGCATAGTCCCATGCTGCTTGCCATGTTTGCGGGGGCCGCGTGCCTTGCCGGCCTTGCCCGTGGTTTTTCCGGTTTTGGTGCAGCGCTCATCTTCATTCCGCTTGCGAGCGCCATTGTCGGCCCGCGTATCGCCTCGGCGGTGCTGCTTGTCGTGGACGGCGTCCTGACGCTCGGCATGATTCCGCCCGCCTTTCGCATGGCGGACCGGCGCGAGGTCTTCACCATGGCGGCCGGCGCTTTTGTCGGCGTACCGCTTGGAACCCTGCTGCTTTCAAAGGGCGATCCCTTGACCCTGCGCTGGATCATCTCTGCGGTGGTCGTCGTGCTGTTGTTGTTTCTGCTGTCCGGCTGGCGTTACAGCGGCCGGCCGAAAACACCGCTCACCCTCTTTACCGGGCTTCTGGCCGGATTGTTTTCGGGGGCTGCGCAACTGGGCGGCCCGCCCGTTGTCGCCTATTGGCTGGGCGGGGCGTTGAAAGGCGCTTTCGTGCGCGCCAATGTCATTCTTTATTTCGCGGTTTCGACGGTGTTTTCCATCGCCAGCTATTTTGTCAGCGGCCTGTTCACCGTCGATGTCTTTGTGTTTTTCCTGCTGGCCTTGCCCTTTTACGCGGTGGGCCTTTATGCCGGCGCGCGATTGCATGGGCTTGCCGACGAAGCGGCGTTCCGGCGCATCTGCTACGGGTTGATCGCCATTTCCGCCGTGATCGGCCTGCCGCTGTTTGATTCGCTGCTGAAATAG
- a CDS encoding invasion associated locus B family protein: MRLSPLARTFLAAAGLAIIAPAAAALAQQQPPGTPKSTHGAWSVICDKPAGATEEQCALMQNVIADDRPEVGLSVVILKTADRKSRILRILAPLGVLLKDGMELYIDNNNIGRAYFTRCFSEGCYVEVDIDDELLKVLRAGKNAVFALRESVDQDRVGIPIELSGFAEGYDALP; encoded by the coding sequence ATGCGTCTTTCCCCGCTCGCGCGCACTTTTCTTGCCGCCGCCGGTCTTGCCATCATCGCCCCCGCCGCTGCGGCGCTGGCGCAACAGCAGCCGCCCGGCACGCCGAAGTCGACGCATGGCGCATGGTCGGTCATCTGCGACAAGCCGGCAGGCGCAACCGAAGAACAATGCGCGCTGATGCAGAACGTGATCGCCGACGACCGCCCGGAAGTGGGACTTTCGGTGGTCATCCTGAAAACCGCCGACCGCAAGTCGCGTATCCTGCGCATCCTCGCGCCGCTCGGCGTGCTTTTGAAGGATGGCATGGAACTTTACATCGACAATAACAATATCGGCCGCGCCTATTTCACCCGCTGCTTCTCCGAAGGCTGCTATGTGGAAGTCGATATTGATGACGAGCTGCTGAAAGTGCTGCGCGCCGGCAAGAACGCCGTCTTTGCGCTGCGCGAATCCGTCGATCAGGACCGGGTGGGCATTCCGATCGAGCTTTCGGGCTTTGCTGAAGGTTATGATGCGCTTCCTTGA
- a CDS encoding DnaJ C-terminal domain-containing protein: protein MRDPYSILGVKRDARHEDIKAAWRTKAKTVHPDANRDDPDASARFAEIGQAYDLLKDPKKRDLYDQARRAAEKKQRGETIMQQREAAREAAERAKAAEKLMEELARADARNRAQTGQKTDAKAETAEDIVERIFGADAQNDPKVQQAADAVKAAASTAKGDIPAAGDAAQPGAGDDRNAPASLAVNLFNALVRRFRPAQPATEKVPDITAEATVTVADLLEHKWVTLQLADEREIRFQLEAGMADGHVVRLKGQGLKLPNLARGDLAVTLLAARDDAFSLRGFDIHTTLPISLSDAVLGCEAKVATPLGEENITIPAWSGSDRVLRLAGKGLADGKGGSGDLVIELRIVLLEKPDEKVTDLMRHMREGLYL, encoded by the coding sequence ATGCGCGATCCTTATTCTATCCTCGGTGTGAAACGTGACGCCCGCCACGAGGACATCAAGGCCGCCTGGCGCACGAAGGCGAAAACCGTCCATCCGGACGCCAATCGCGACGACCCCGATGCTTCGGCGCGATTCGCCGAGATCGGGCAGGCCTACGATCTTCTGAAAGACCCGAAAAAGCGCGATCTTTACGATCAGGCCCGCAGAGCGGCGGAGAAGAAGCAGCGTGGCGAAACCATCATGCAGCAGCGGGAAGCCGCGCGTGAGGCCGCCGAACGTGCTAAAGCCGCGGAAAAGCTGATGGAGGAACTGGCCCGCGCGGATGCCCGCAACCGGGCGCAGACTGGCCAGAAAACCGACGCCAAGGCGGAAACCGCCGAAGATATCGTCGAGCGGATTTTTGGTGCGGACGCCCAGAACGATCCCAAGGTGCAGCAGGCTGCGGACGCGGTGAAGGCTGCGGCAAGCACCGCAAAAGGCGATATACCCGCCGCCGGTGACGCTGCCCAGCCCGGCGCCGGCGATGACAGGAACGCACCCGCCTCGCTGGCCGTCAATCTGTTCAACGCCCTCGTACGCCGTTTCCGCCCCGCGCAACCGGCCACGGAAAAAGTGCCTGATATAACGGCGGAAGCTACCGTCACGGTCGCCGATCTTCTGGAACACAAGTGGGTCACCCTGCAGCTTGCCGACGAACGCGAAATCCGCTTCCAGCTCGAAGCCGGCATGGCGGACGGGCACGTTGTGCGGCTGAAGGGACAGGGGCTGAAGCTTCCCAACCTGGCGCGCGGTGATCTTGCCGTGACCTTGCTGGCCGCCCGGGATGACGCCTTTTCCCTTCGTGGCTTCGATATCCACACGACCTTGCCGATCTCGCTCAGCGACGCGGTTCTCGGCTGCGAAGCGAAAGTCGCGACACCGCTCGGCGAAGAAAATATCACCATTCCGGCATGGTCCGGCTCGGACCGCGTGCTGCGGCTTGCCGGCAAAGGCCTTGCAGATGGCAAGGGCGGTTCAGGCGATCTCGTCATCGAATTGCGCATCGTCCTGCTCGAAAAGCCGGATGAGAAGGTAACCGACCTGATGCGGCACATGCGTGAAGGCCTGTATTTGTGA
- the tldD gene encoding metalloprotease TldD, translated as MTDDLVKLFDCDETQLRKLVGEALAGADDGELFIEHAQAESLTFDNGRLKGGSFNTDQGFGLRAVAGETVGYAHAGELSEGALKRASDAVGAVTRGYSGSYAAAPQRTNKKLYGDENPIGSPSFEEKVKLLTDIDAYLRDKDPNVRQVTATISASWQVVDILRADGHRVSDIRPMTRINISVVAGEGDRQESGSYGIGGRVGFGDFITTENWQRGADEALRQALVNLTAIDAPAGTMDVVLGSGWPGVMLHEAVGHGLEGDFNRKKTSAFAGLMGEMVAAPGVTVVDDGTIDSRRGSLTIDDEGTPSAYNVLIENGRLVGYMQDRQNARLMGAKATGNGRRQGYAYVPMPRMTNTYMLSGDKTPEEIIASVKKGIYAVSFGGGQVDITSGKFVFGCTEAYLIENGKIGAPVKGAMLIGNGPDAMKRVSMIGNDSKLDTGIGNCGKAGQWVPVGVGQPHLRMDQITVGGTKA; from the coding sequence ATGACCGACGACCTTGTAAAACTCTTCGATTGCGATGAAACGCAATTGCGCAAGCTCGTTGGCGAGGCGCTTGCCGGGGCCGATGATGGCGAGCTTTTCATTGAACATGCCCAGGCAGAATCGCTGACCTTCGACAATGGCCGCCTGAAAGGCGGGTCCTTCAACACCGACCAGGGTTTTGGCCTGCGCGCCGTTGCCGGCGAGACGGTGGGTTATGCCCATGCCGGCGAGCTTTCTGAAGGTGCGCTGAAGCGCGCTTCGGATGCTGTCGGCGCTGTCACCAGAGGTTATTCCGGCTCCTATGCCGCCGCCCCGCAACGCACCAACAAGAAGCTTTACGGCGATGAGAACCCGATCGGCAGCCCGAGCTTTGAGGAAAAGGTGAAACTTCTCACCGATATCGACGCCTATCTGCGTGATAAGGACCCAAACGTCCGGCAGGTGACGGCGACGATTTCCGCAAGCTGGCAGGTGGTGGATATTCTGCGCGCCGATGGCCATCGGGTGAGTGACATCCGCCCCATGACCCGCATCAACATCTCCGTGGTGGCGGGCGAAGGCGACCGGCAGGAAAGCGGCTCCTATGGCATTGGCGGCCGCGTCGGTTTCGGCGATTTCATTACCACGGAAAACTGGCAGCGCGGCGCAGATGAAGCGCTGCGGCAGGCGCTCGTCAACCTCACCGCCATCGATGCGCCGGCCGGTACCATGGATGTCGTGCTCGGCTCCGGCTGGCCAGGTGTGATGCTGCATGAGGCAGTCGGCCACGGTCTGGAAGGCGATTTCAACCGCAAGAAGACATCCGCCTTTGCCGGCCTGATGGGCGAGATGGTGGCCGCCCCCGGCGTGACCGTCGTGGATGACGGCACCATCGACAGCCGCCGCGGTTCGCTGACCATCGATGACGAGGGCACGCCCTCGGCCTATAATGTGCTGATCGAGAATGGCAGGCTGGTGGGCTATATGCAGGACCGCCAGAACGCCCGGCTGATGGGCGCGAAAGCGACCGGCAACGGTCGCCGCCAGGGTTATGCCTATGTGCCGATGCCGCGCATGACCAATACCTACATGCTCTCAGGCGACAAGACGCCGGAAGAGATCATCGCTTCCGTAAAGAAGGGCATCTACGCCGTTTCCTTCGGCGGCGGCCAGGTGGACATCACCTCAGGCAAATTCGTATTCGGCTGCACCGAGGCCTACCTCATCGAGAACGGCAAGATCGGTGCGCCGGTGAAGGGCGCGATGCTGATCGGCAACGGGCCGGATGCGATGAAGCGCGTCTCGATGATCGGTAATGATTCCAAGCTGGATACCGGCATCGGCAATTGCGGCAAGGCCGGGCAATGGGTGCCGGTCGGGGTCGGCCAGCCGCATCTGCGCATGGACCAGATCACCGTGGGTGGTACGAAGGCGTAG
- a CDS encoding IS110 family transposase produces MIQELLFVGIDVSKARFDIVVHPSGKCWSIGSSPAQIAALIERLQALGQVIVGLEASGGYERRLADSLHAAGLKVYILPPARVRNFARAMGQLAKTDRIDAAVIARYLATVHNSLTPYEPDAARSSLSALAAHRRRLVAEKSGLTSQLDTIEEPLVREMLEVRLRTIATDIATLDRAMRDLLKATPALRKRHDRMCEVTGVGPMLATALLADLPELGTVSSKVIAALVGVAPHARQSGSSNRQGKCSGGRKHLRDIAYMAALSAIKIKDPVLGAFYQRLRSKGKPFKLAIVATIRKLVTILNAIARTDPAFN; encoded by the coding sequence ATGATACAGGAACTTCTCTTCGTCGGCATCGATGTTTCCAAAGCCCGCTTCGATATCGTTGTGCATCCTTCCGGCAAGTGCTGGAGTATAGGCAGTTCACCTGCACAGATCGCGGCTCTCATTGAGCGCCTTCAGGCGCTTGGACAGGTCATCGTTGGGCTGGAGGCATCTGGCGGTTACGAGCGCAGGCTGGCTGACAGTCTGCATGCGGCAGGCCTGAAGGTTTATATCCTGCCGCCCGCAAGGGTTCGCAACTTTGCCAGGGCCATGGGCCAGCTGGCAAAGACCGATAGGATCGACGCCGCCGTGATCGCCCGCTATCTGGCGACGGTACACAATAGTCTCACGCCCTATGAGCCAGACGCTGCCCGCAGCAGCCTCAGCGCTCTGGCGGCTCATAGACGCAGGCTGGTCGCCGAAAAGAGCGGCCTGACGAGCCAGCTCGATACCATCGAAGAGCCGCTGGTGCGTGAGATGCTGGAGGTGCGTCTGCGTACCATCGCCACTGATATCGCCACCCTCGACCGCGCCATGCGCGACCTGCTGAAGGCGACACCCGCCCTGCGAAAACGTCACGACAGGATGTGTGAGGTCACCGGTGTCGGCCCGATGCTAGCCACCGCGCTCCTTGCCGATCTGCCCGAACTTGGCACCGTTTCGTCAAAGGTCATCGCTGCCCTGGTCGGCGTCGCACCGCATGCGCGCCAATCCGGATCCTCCAACCGCCAGGGCAAATGCTCCGGCGGCCGCAAGCATCTGCGCGACATCGCCTACATGGCCGCCCTCAGTGCCATCAAGATAAAAGACCCGGTCCTCGGCGCTTTCTACCAGCGCCTGCGCAGCAAAGGAAAACCCTTCAAGCTGGCCATAGTCGCAACAATCCGAAAACTCGTCACGATCCTCAACGCCATCGCCAGAACAGACCCCGCGTTTAACTGA
- the coxB gene encoding cytochrome c oxidase subunit II — MTCLLTAVGAHADQPVHWQMGMQEAATPIMHEIRWFEQYTLWFIVPVTLFVLALLIIVAVKFHAAKNPVASKTSHNTAIEVVWTLAPVLILLFLAFPSFNLLNAQLTQPENPDLTLKATATQWLWSYEYKAAEGAEPLSFDSYLLKDQDRAAAGKEDKARYPRLLAVDNEMVVPVGKTVRLLVTAAPTDVIHAFAMPAFGVKIDAVPGRLNETWFKPEKEGLYYGQCSELCGKDHAFMPIAIRVVSEQQYNTWHAAAASDLNGANRALMASVDGAPRTVDVAANETN, encoded by the coding sequence ATGACCTGTCTGCTCACGGCTGTCGGCGCCCACGCCGATCAGCCGGTGCATTGGCAAATGGGCATGCAGGAGGCCGCCACGCCGATCATGCACGAAATACGCTGGTTCGAACAATATACATTGTGGTTCATTGTTCCGGTCACGCTTTTCGTTCTTGCGCTGCTCATCATCGTTGCCGTGAAATTCCACGCCGCGAAAAACCCCGTTGCTTCCAAGACCAGCCATAATACGGCGATCGAGGTGGTGTGGACGCTGGCGCCGGTGCTCATTCTCCTGTTCCTCGCTTTCCCCTCGTTCAATCTTCTGAACGCACAGCTGACGCAGCCGGAAAACCCTGATCTGACGCTGAAGGCGACCGCCACGCAATGGCTGTGGAGCTATGAATACAAGGCCGCCGAGGGCGCCGAGCCGCTCTCCTTCGACAGCTATCTGCTGAAGGATCAGGACCGCGCTGCCGCCGGCAAAGAGGACAAGGCCCGCTATCCGCGTCTTCTCGCGGTCGACAATGAAATGGTCGTTCCCGTCGGCAAGACCGTTCGCCTTCTGGTGACGGCGGCCCCGACCGACGTCATCCACGCCTTCGCCATGCCCGCTTTCGGCGTCAAGATCGATGCCGTTCCGGGCCGTCTCAACGAAACATGGTTCAAGCCGGAGAAGGAAGGCCTGTATTACGGTCAATGTTCCGAGCTTTGCGGCAAGGACCACGCCTTCATGCCGATCGCCATTCGGGTGGTTTCCGAACAGCAGTACAACACCTGGCACGCCGCCGCCGCTTCTGACCTGAACGGCGCGAACCGGGCGCTGATGGCCTCCGTCGACGGCGCTCCGCGCACGGTTGACGTTGCCGCCAACGAAACCAACTGA
- a CDS encoding RT0821/Lpp0805 family surface protein yields the protein MLVVLSGCVSLDLFGGDKVDRSLSTASVPNQQNNGSQTDDATIRNAVTSADLAKLADQPLPWANAATGSAGVVTAIHEDKSSGFVCRDFKTTRHSFEGVASYAGQACLSETGEWLMTRFEQK from the coding sequence ATGCTTGTGGTGCTGAGCGGTTGCGTCAGCCTCGACCTGTTCGGCGGCGACAAGGTCGATCGCTCGCTTTCAACGGCTTCCGTTCCCAACCAGCAGAACAACGGCTCCCAGACCGATGATGCGACCATTCGCAACGCGGTAACCTCAGCCGATCTCGCCAAGCTTGCCGACCAGCCCCTGCCCTGGGCCAATGCCGCAACCGGCAGCGCCGGCGTGGTCACCGCCATTCATGAAGACAAGTCCAGCGGTTTCGTCTGCCGCGATTTCAAGACGACACGCCACTCCTTCGAGGGTGTTGCGAGCTATGCCGGACAGGCCTGCCTGTCGGAAACCGGCGAATGGTTGATGACCCGCTTCGAGCAGAAATAA
- a CDS encoding histidine phosphatase family protein, protein MLVYVIRHGQTDWNAIRRLQGQKDIPLNDFGRQQAVGNGRLLARLLGERATDFDYVASPLGRTRETMELMRDAMGLDPLAYRTDDRLIEVSFGDWEGQTLPELKKEFPDRVKARKANKWDFIPPGQDAESYEILSWRIGAWLSSVERPTVCVCHGGVIRSIFRLVSGMDKDEASRTQIPQDQILKVEIDGNSAEWIS, encoded by the coding sequence TTGCTCGTCTATGTGATCCGGCACGGACAAACGGACTGGAATGCGATACGCCGGCTTCAGGGCCAGAAAGATATTCCGCTCAATGATTTCGGCCGCCAGCAGGCGGTCGGCAATGGCAGGCTTCTCGCCCGTCTTCTGGGCGAACGGGCCACGGACTTCGATTACGTGGCAAGCCCGCTCGGGCGCACGCGCGAGACCATGGAACTGATGCGCGACGCGATGGGCCTCGACCCCCTTGCCTACCGCACCGACGACCGCCTGATCGAAGTGTCCTTCGGCGACTGGGAGGGGCAGACCCTGCCGGAACTCAAAAAAGAGTTTCCCGACCGGGTGAAGGCGCGCAAGGCCAACAAGTGGGACTTCATTCCCCCCGGCCAGGACGCTGAAAGCTATGAAATCCTCTCCTGGCGCATCGGCGCATGGCTTTCCTCCGTGGAAAGACCAACCGTCTGCGTGTGCCACGGCGGCGTCATCCGCTCGATCTTCCGTCTGGTATCCGGCATGGACAAGGATGAGGCGTCGAGGACGCAGATTCCGCAGGACCAGATATTGAAGGTCGAAATCGATGGGAATAGCGCGGAGTGGATTTCATGA
- a CDS encoding bleomycin resistance protein, with product MAIIRNALVPELAVSDWQKSRAFYCDLIGFHVVYERPEEGFAYLALGDAQLMIDQIGATRTFVAGHASLDTPFGRGMNLQLAVPSLQPVLYRLERSSIGLVLAPEEKWYRRGTVEVGNRQFIVADPDGYLIRPFESLGERPFRFG from the coding sequence CTGGCCATCATACGAAATGCCCTCGTTCCCGAGCTTGCCGTCAGCGACTGGCAGAAGAGCCGCGCATTTTATTGCGATCTGATCGGTTTTCATGTGGTTTATGAGCGCCCCGAAGAGGGTTTCGCCTATCTGGCGCTGGGTGATGCGCAGCTGATGATCGACCAGATCGGCGCGACCCGGACCTTCGTGGCGGGCCATGCTTCGCTCGACACACCGTTTGGCCGCGGCATGAACCTGCAGCTCGCCGTTCCTTCCCTGCAACCCGTTCTTTACCGGCTGGAGCGATCTTCGATCGGTCTCGTGCTGGCGCCGGAGGAAAAATGGTACAGGCGCGGTACGGTCGAAGTGGGCAACCGGCAATTCATCGTCGCCGATCCGGATGGGTATCTGATCCGCCCGTTCGAAAGCCTCGGTGAACGCCCTTTCCGGTTCGGTTGA
- a CDS encoding HAD family hydrolase translates to MLPFLPHAVVFDMDGLLIESEALYRDSFLAASEEGGHGMKVETYQKVCGSPWDVITGTIFADYGADFPMEAFRDAWLRHLGLMMADGVALKPGVVEILDLLDRLHIRRAIATSSRHDSVTRHLGPYDLLKRFDTIVARGDYTEPKPAPMPYLTAAKRLGLEPQRCLALEDSYSGVRSATSAGMMTIMVPDVAPPTEEMREKCIAVSSDLHAVAGLLQVAQPFRETVRPPP, encoded by the coding sequence ATGCTGCCTTTTCTGCCGCACGCGGTTGTTTTCGACATGGACGGATTGCTGATCGAAAGCGAGGCGCTTTATCGCGATTCATTTCTGGCGGCTTCTGAGGAAGGGGGCCATGGCATGAAGGTCGAGACCTATCAGAAGGTTTGCGGTAGTCCGTGGGATGTCATTACCGGCACCATCTTTGCCGATTACGGCGCGGATTTTCCGATGGAGGCCTTTCGGGATGCCTGGCTCCGGCATCTTGGCCTGATGATGGCTGATGGAGTGGCGCTGAAACCCGGCGTCGTCGAAATCCTCGATCTCCTTGACCGGCTTCATATCCGCCGTGCCATCGCCACCTCATCGCGGCACGATTCGGTCACACGCCATCTCGGCCCTTACGATCTTCTCAAGCGCTTTGACACCATCGTCGCACGCGGCGATTACACCGAGCCGAAGCCTGCGCCGATGCCCTATCTCACCGCCGCAAAACGCCTTGGCCTTGAGCCGCAACGCTGCCTTGCGCTGGAGGATTCCTATTCCGGCGTCCGCTCGGCAACGTCGGCTGGCATGATGACCATCATGGTGCCGGATGTCGCACCGCCGACCGAGGAAATGCGGGAGAAGTGCATCGCCGTCTCGAGCGATCTGCATGCGGTGGCGGGCCTGCTGCAGGTCGCACAGCCTTTTCGGGAGACCGTCAGACCGCCGCCTTGA
- the fabI gene encoding enoyl-ACP reductase FabI: MAQASGLMAGKRGLIMGVANNRSIAWGIAKACADAGAELALTWQGDALKKRVEPLAQELGAFMAGHCDVTDLETIDAVFASLEKHWGKIDFVVHAIAFSDKDELTGRYLDTSRDNFNRTMDISVFSLAAVAKRAEPIMNDGGSIITLTYYGAEKVMPNYNVMGVAKAALEASVRYLAVDLGNRGIRVNAVSAGPIKTLAASGIGDFRYILKWNEYNAPLKRTVTIEEVGKSALYLLSDLSTAVTGEIHHVDSGYHTIGMKAVDAPDISVVKD; the protein is encoded by the coding sequence ATGGCTCAGGCATCCGGTCTCATGGCTGGCAAACGCGGCCTCATCATGGGCGTCGCCAATAACCGTTCAATCGCTTGGGGCATTGCCAAGGCCTGCGCGGATGCAGGCGCGGAACTCGCACTCACCTGGCAGGGCGATGCGCTGAAGAAGCGCGTCGAGCCCTTGGCGCAGGAACTCGGCGCCTTCATGGCCGGCCATTGCGATGTGACCGATCTCGAAACGATCGACGCCGTTTTTGCCTCGCTGGAAAAGCACTGGGGCAAAATCGACTTCGTCGTGCACGCCATTGCTTTCTCCGACAAGGATGAGCTGACCGGCCGTTATCTCGATACCAGCCGCGACAACTTCAACCGCACCATGGATATTTCCGTGTTCTCGCTGGCTGCTGTGGCCAAGCGTGCGGAGCCGATCATGAATGACGGTGGCTCGATCATCACGCTCACCTATTACGGTGCAGAAAAGGTCATGCCGAATTACAACGTCATGGGCGTGGCCAAGGCCGCTCTTGAAGCCAGCGTGCGTTATCTCGCCGTCGACCTCGGCAATCGCGGCATCCGCGTCAATGCTGTTTCCGCCGGCCCGATCAAGACGCTTGCCGCTTCCGGTATCGGCGACTTCCGTTACATTCTGAAGTGGAACGAATATAATGCGCCGCTGAAGCGCACCGTTACCATCGAGGAAGTCGGCAAGTCGGCGCTTTACCTGCTGTCCGACCTTTCGACCGCCGTGACCGGCGAAATCCACCATGTCGATTCCGGTTATCACACCATCGGCATGAAAGCGGTGGATGCGCCTGATATTTCGGTGGTCAAGGACTGA
- a CDS encoding MazG nucleotide pyrophosphohydrolase domain-containing protein: protein MLAAMMNQFEEASQKYAGENGIIRDPDWYMLKLQEEVGEVTQAWNRLTGRGRNKDRSKEEMKRDLADETADLLGHVLLLAHYNGLDIQGAIERKWHFKAAV, encoded by the coding sequence ATGCTTGCTGCCATGATGAACCAGTTCGAAGAGGCCTCGCAAAAATATGCCGGTGAAAACGGGATCATCCGCGACCCGGACTGGTACATGCTGAAGCTTCAGGAGGAAGTTGGCGAGGTCACGCAGGCCTGGAACCGATTGACGGGTCGGGGGCGCAACAAAGACAGGAGCAAAGAGGAGATGAAGCGGGATCTGGCCGACGAAACTGCCGATCTTCTCGGCCATGTGCTGCTGCTGGCGCATTATAACGGTCTCGATATCCAGGGAGCCATCGAGCGAAAATGGCATTTCAAGGCGGCGGTCTGA